In Streptomyces chartreusis NRRL 3882, the following are encoded in one genomic region:
- a CDS encoding NADPH-dependent F420 reductase, with protein MKISVIGAGAIGGNLARKLSGAGHEVEVAGARGPEAVAPDVLETGARAVALEDAVRGRDAVILAIPFGVAGQLADLFASVPAETVVIDTSNYYPHLNGRIEAVEDGAVESVYTSELLGRPVVKAWNAALAETQRTKGVPTGTPGRIAIPVAGDADEAKRVAMRLVDDTGFDPYDAGALADSWRQQPMGPAYCTELTLDELPAALAAADRPKDTAVRDSMSERFAALGANPTLEDVVEMNRAAHR; from the coding sequence ATGAAAATTTCTGTTATCGGAGCTGGAGCGATCGGTGGCAACCTCGCCCGCAAGCTCAGTGGAGCCGGTCACGAGGTCGAAGTGGCGGGCGCCCGCGGCCCCGAGGCCGTCGCACCCGATGTGCTGGAGACCGGCGCCCGCGCCGTGGCACTCGAGGACGCCGTCAGGGGCAGGGACGCCGTCATCCTGGCCATCCCCTTCGGGGTGGCGGGGCAGCTGGCCGACCTGTTCGCCTCCGTCCCCGCCGAGACGGTGGTCATCGACACCTCCAACTACTACCCGCACCTCAACGGGCGGATCGAGGCAGTGGAGGACGGTGCGGTGGAGAGCGTCTACACCTCCGAGCTCCTTGGCCGCCCCGTGGTCAAGGCATGGAACGCCGCCCTGGCCGAAACCCAGCGGACGAAGGGTGTCCCAACGGGTACTCCGGGCCGCATCGCCATCCCGGTCGCCGGCGATGCCGATGAAGCCAAGCGCGTGGCCATGCGCCTGGTGGACGACACCGGATTCGACCCCTACGACGCCGGCGCACTGGCCGACTCCTGGCGTCAGCAGCCCATGGGCCCCGCCTACTGCACCGAGCTGACCCTCGACGAGCTGCCGGCGGCCCTGGCCGCGGCCGATCGCCCCAAGGACACGGCCGTCCGCGACAGCATGTCAGAGCGCTTCGCCGCCCTCGGGGCCAATCCCACCCTCGAGGACGTCGTCGAGATGAACCGCGCCGCCCACCGATGA
- a CDS encoding nitroreductase has protein sequence MPTAASFFTDLARTRHSPRQFLPTALPAADIRGVLEDAQTAPSNSNTQPWNVHIVSGAARDALSHELLKAYEEDRTSPDFTSGYGEGIYRERSHQHAAIVYGARGVERSDREGRKEVIRENLRFYGAPHVALLFMPVLGDGVRTAGDIGMYAQNFLLSLTARGYRGIPQAVLGVYADTVRRTLGVSDELKLLFGIAFGIGDQTSPMHDISMGRIPLQQSVVLHDTPGVLDKR, from the coding sequence TTGCCCACCGCCGCCTCGTTCTTCACCGATCTCGCGCGAACCCGGCACTCCCCCCGGCAGTTCCTGCCCACTGCGCTGCCCGCCGCGGACATCCGCGGCGTTCTGGAAGACGCCCAGACAGCCCCCTCGAACAGCAACACCCAGCCGTGGAACGTCCACATCGTCTCCGGCGCGGCGCGGGACGCCTTGAGCCATGAACTCCTCAAGGCGTACGAGGAAGACCGGACCTCCCCCGACTTCACCTCCGGCTACGGCGAAGGCATCTACCGTGAGCGGTCGCATCAGCACGCCGCCATCGTCTACGGAGCCCGTGGCGTTGAGCGCTCGGACCGGGAGGGCAGGAAGGAGGTCATCCGCGAGAACCTGAGGTTCTACGGTGCGCCCCACGTCGCCCTCCTCTTCATGCCGGTGCTCGGCGACGGGGTGCGGACAGCCGGTGACATCGGCATGTACGCCCAGAACTTCCTGCTCTCGCTGACCGCACGCGGATACCGTGGCATCCCCCAAGCCGTCCTCGGCGTCTACGCCGACACAGTCCGCAGGACCCTCGGCGTCTCCGACGAGCTCAAGCTGCTGTTCGGTATAGCCTTCGGCATCGGCGATCAGACATCGCCCATGCATGACATCAGCATGGGGCGCATCCCGCTCCAGCAGAGCGTGGTCCTGCACGACACCCCCGGCGTCCTCGACAAGCGCTAG
- a CDS encoding AAA family ATPase, translating to MAGVITAETPDCLIVTGMPGAGKSTVTRLVAERLPRSARLDGDFISRLVVSGRVWALGEPADEAARQVELCNRNLCMLANNFSDAGFTPVIDWVIPDRKQLDFFVSLLPAGHVLFVVLAPGIEACRYRNSLRDPRERFDFDGYEDLDAAMKRELGDAGWWFDTAALTPEETADGIIREARHRAQVN from the coding sequence ATGGCGGGCGTGATCACTGCTGAGACGCCGGACTGCCTGATCGTGACGGGGATGCCCGGGGCCGGGAAGTCGACGGTGACCAGGCTCGTCGCGGAGCGCCTGCCGCGCTCCGCCCGGTTGGACGGTGACTTCATCAGTAGGCTGGTCGTCAGTGGTCGCGTCTGGGCCCTCGGTGAGCCTGCCGACGAGGCAGCGCGGCAGGTGGAGCTGTGCAACCGCAATCTGTGCATGCTGGCGAACAACTTCTCCGACGCCGGCTTCACGCCCGTGATCGACTGGGTGATCCCCGACCGGAAGCAGTTGGACTTCTTCGTCTCTCTCCTTCCGGCTGGGCACGTCCTGTTCGTCGTCCTGGCACCGGGTATCGAGGCGTGCCGGTACCGCAACTCCCTCCGTGATCCACGAGAGCGGTTCGACTTCGACGGCTATGAAGATCTCGATGCCGCCATGAAACGCGAGCTCGGCGACGCCGGCTGGTGGTTCGACACCGCAGCCCTCACTCCTGAGGAGACCGCCGATGGCATCATCCGGGAAGCTCGCCATCGCGCTCAGGTGAACTGA
- a CDS encoding TetR/AcrR family transcriptional regulator → MAGKKQFDMDTALDAAMIQFWRDGYADTSLDDLSRATGLNRSSIYSSLGDKDTLFLRCLDLYAARYGEKYDAALSCAASDPVAAVRAFFDVTLERIADPELPDGCLIAQSAMAIPALSPSVAAHAKQALGFQRLRLRAALKAGRLTDQDAEAFAVHGAAVNQSLAVMSRAGASPAQLLAIVGVTVDALSQALHR, encoded by the coding sequence GTGGCAGGCAAGAAGCAGTTCGACATGGACACGGCGCTCGACGCCGCGATGATCCAGTTCTGGCGCGACGGCTACGCCGACACCTCATTGGACGATTTGTCTCGGGCAACCGGCCTGAACCGCAGTTCCATCTACTCCTCCCTCGGCGACAAGGACACGCTCTTCCTGCGCTGCCTGGATCTCTACGCCGCGCGCTATGGCGAGAAGTACGACGCCGCCCTGTCGTGTGCGGCCTCGGACCCCGTTGCCGCTGTTCGTGCGTTCTTCGACGTCACCCTCGAGCGCATCGCCGATCCCGAACTACCTGATGGATGCCTGATTGCCCAGTCGGCCATGGCGATTCCAGCGCTGAGTCCGAGCGTCGCAGCGCACGCCAAGCAGGCGCTCGGCTTCCAGCGCCTGCGCCTGCGCGCCGCGCTGAAGGCCGGCCGACTGACCGACCAGGACGCCGAGGCCTTCGCGGTACACGGGGCGGCTGTGAACCAGTCGCTCGCCGTCATGAGCAGGGCCGGGGCGAGCCCGGCGCAGCTCCTGGCTATCGTGGGCGTGACCGTTGACGCGCTGTCGCAGGCGTTGCACAGGTAA